The following coding sequences lie in one Vibrio sp. BS-M-Sm-2 genomic window:
- the mukF gene encoding chromosome partition protein MukF has product MSEMTQTAEEQPIDELVGWVKQHDFSLNLPPERLAFLIAIAVLSNERFDEELGEGELHDAFTIVTRLFEDTGEASAFRANNAINELVKQKLISRFTSEITDGASIYRLSPLAIGISDYYLRHRQFSKLKLSIQLSMVADEMAKAIEAAQKGGTPGHWRKNVYGVLKYSVGEIFDQIDLNQRVMDEQQQTVKQQIADLLNKDWREAINNCETLLSETSSTLKELQDTLQAAGDELQTQILDIQEIVYGDDELEFVGETLFGLQMKLDRITSWGQQAIDLWIGYDRHVHKFIRTAIDMDKNRAFSQRLRQSVTDYFDAPWLLTYADAEKLTDLRDEALVLRDDEVMGQAPIDVEYEEFEQVNDLLSDRIAEMLKAHKQQGAPIDLGLVLRDYLAAHPRTHHFDLARIVVDQAVRLGYSESDYQAIQPDWQAINDFGAKVQANVINKY; this is encoded by the coding sequence ATGAGTGAAATGACTCAAACTGCCGAAGAGCAGCCAATTGATGAGTTGGTGGGCTGGGTCAAGCAGCATGATTTTTCATTAAACTTGCCACCAGAGCGCTTAGCATTTTTGATTGCTATCGCAGTACTAAGCAATGAAAGGTTCGATGAAGAGTTGGGCGAGGGGGAACTGCACGATGCATTTACCATCGTCACTCGACTGTTTGAAGATACTGGCGAAGCGTCCGCGTTTCGTGCCAACAATGCCATCAACGAGTTAGTTAAACAAAAGTTGATTAGCCGCTTTACTAGCGAAATCACCGATGGTGCGAGTATTTATCGCTTATCACCATTGGCGATTGGTATTTCAGATTATTACTTACGCCACCGTCAGTTCTCTAAGTTGAAACTGTCTATCCAGCTTTCAATGGTTGCGGACGAGATGGCAAAAGCCATTGAAGCAGCACAAAAAGGCGGAACTCCAGGACATTGGAGAAAGAATGTTTACGGCGTGCTCAAGTATTCTGTTGGTGAAATTTTCGATCAAATTGATCTTAACCAACGTGTTATGGATGAGCAGCAGCAAACAGTTAAGCAGCAAATTGCTGACCTTTTAAACAAAGATTGGCGAGAGGCGATTAACAACTGTGAAACCTTGCTTTCAGAAACCTCGTCCACGCTAAAAGAGTTGCAAGACACCTTGCAAGCGGCGGGTGATGAACTGCAAACACAGATCCTCGATATTCAAGAAATTGTTTACGGTGACGATGAACTCGAGTTCGTTGGCGAAACCCTGTTCGGCTTGCAGATGAAGCTAGACCGAATCACCAGTTGGGGCCAACAAGCCATCGATTTATGGATCGGCTACGACCGCCATGTTCACAAGTTTATTCGTACCGCGATTGATATGGATAAAAACCGAGCCTTTAGCCAGCGCTTGCGTCAGTCAGTCACTGACTACTTTGATGCACCTTGGTTATTGACTTACGCTGACGCTGAGAAGCTGACGGATCTTCGTGATGAAGCGCTTGTGCTTCGTGATGACGAAGTGATGGGACAAGCACCAATCGACGTAGAGTACGAAGAATTTGAGCAAGTGAATGACCTGCTTTCCGATCGAATTGCAGAGATGTTAAAAGCTCACAAACAGCAAGGCGCGCCAATTGATCTTGGCCTTGTGTTACGCGATTACCTCGCTGCACACCCTCGCACACACCATTTTGATTTAGCCAGAATTGTTGTCGACCAAGCCGTACGCTTAGGTTACTCAGAGTCTGACTATCAGGCTATTCAGCCAGATTGGCAGGCAATCAACGATTTCGGTGCAAAGGTACAAGCAAATGTCATTAACAAGTACTGA
- the torD gene encoding molecular chaperone TorD produces MKETKAFNEQRAEIYWWLSSLFAKELTQEELDHYHSVEIRSFLTGLGENETLKPAIDRLVDALNRLQTREDAQLELSADFCDLFLKTDKHGALPYASMYIGETGLLNDKPARDMEEIMAKHNLVVNQDLKEPADHIAIELDFLGNLIIRSNETDLEEELEKSFAVQQQFIEQQLLTWVPRFNVKCHDVDEFGFYASVSALLLAFCTLDTQYLAGE; encoded by the coding sequence ATGAAAGAAACGAAAGCATTCAACGAGCAAAGAGCCGAAATATACTGGTGGCTATCAAGCTTATTCGCCAAAGAGCTCACCCAAGAAGAACTCGATCACTACCACTCTGTTGAGATTCGTTCTTTCCTAACTGGTTTAGGCGAAAATGAAACACTAAAGCCTGCGATTGATCGCTTAGTCGATGCACTGAACCGTCTCCAAACACGTGAAGATGCCCAACTAGAACTGTCTGCAGACTTTTGCGATCTTTTCTTAAAGACAGACAAACACGGCGCTCTTCCTTACGCTTCCATGTATATCGGCGAAACTGGCCTTTTAAATGATAAGCCTGCAAGAGATATGGAAGAGATCATGGCCAAGCACAACTTAGTCGTGAACCAAGACTTAAAAGAGCCAGCAGACCACATCGCTATCGAACTCGATTTTCTTGGTAACTTGATCATCCGTTCTAATGAAACGGATCTTGAAGAAGAACTCGAAAAATCGTTCGCCGTTCAACAGCAGTTTATCGAACAACAACTGCTTACTTGGGTGCCAAGGTTCAACGTAAAATGTCATGACGTTGACGAATTCGGTTTCTACGCTTCAGTCTCAGCTCTGCTACTGGCATTCTGCACATTAGACACTCAATACCTCGCTGGTGAATAA
- the mukE gene encoding chromosome partition protein MukE, with translation MSLTSTDDYMPEKLVKAIANPLFPALDSMLRSGKHVSTEDLDNHALLSDFEVELQHFYQRYNTELVKAPEGFFYLRPRSTSLIGRSVLSELDMLVGKVLCFLYLSPERLAHEGIFTNQELFDELMSLADEKKLMKLATNRASGSDLDKEKLFEKVRTSLRRLRRIGMLIAIGETGKFRISEAVFRFGADVRVGDDMKEAQLRLIRDGEAVVHTQEPNQGSLLNEEQAEAVSEVDVDENGQQDIFNDQADFDLESNDGEQTKVEGEA, from the coding sequence ATGTCATTAACAAGTACTGATGATTACATGCCAGAGAAACTGGTAAAAGCGATAGCGAACCCACTGTTCCCTGCACTAGACAGCATGCTGCGTTCAGGTAAGCATGTTTCAACAGAAGACCTAGATAACCACGCGTTACTGTCTGATTTTGAAGTTGAGCTTCAGCATTTCTATCAACGCTACAATACTGAACTGGTAAAAGCACCGGAAGGTTTCTTCTACCTGCGTCCGCGTTCTACGTCTCTAATTGGTCGTAGTGTGTTGTCTGAGCTAGACATGTTGGTTGGCAAGGTGTTGTGTTTCTTATACCTAAGCCCAGAACGTCTGGCTCATGAAGGTATCTTCACCAACCAAGAACTGTTTGATGAATTGATGTCGTTAGCGGATGAGAAAAAACTCATGAAGCTTGCAACCAACCGTGCGTCTGGTTCTGACCTAGATAAAGAAAAGCTCTTCGAAAAAGTACGTACTTCTTTACGTCGTTTGCGCCGTATCGGCATGTTGATTGCGATTGGTGAAACCGGCAAGTTCCGTATCAGCGAAGCGGTATTCCGCTTTGGCGCTGACGTTCGTGTTGGTGACGATATGAAAGAAGCGCAATTACGTCTTATCCGTGATGGTGAAGCTGTGGTTCATACCCAAGAGCCTAACCAAGGTAGCTTGTTGAATGAAGAACAGGCGGAAGCCGTATCAGAAGTAGACGTGGACGAAAACGGTCAACAAGACATTTTTAACGATCAAGCTGACTTTGACCTTGAGTCAAACGATGGCGAACAAACAAAAGTAGAAGGTGAAGCATGA
- the mukB gene encoding chromosome partition protein MukB, with protein sequence MIERGKYQSLTMVNWNGFFARTFDIDGLVTTLSGGNGAGKSTTMAAFITALIPDQSLLHFRNTTEAGSSQSSRDKGLYGKLQPGACYAALDVVNSRNQRLLFAVKLQQVAGRDKKVDIKPFVIQGLPSHVKPTDVLIQNVSDSHARVCQLNDVKAAVAQYEGAHFKAFSSIVDYHSQMFEYGVVPKKLRNSSDRSKFYRLIEASLYGGISSAITRSLRDYLLPQNGGVKKAFQDMESALRENRMTLEAIKTTQSDRDLFKHLITESTNYVAADYMRHANDRRNKLDQTMKFRGELFGSRETLHDQNNLLNRVQEELELLVDQESALEQDYQAASDHLQLVQTALRQQEKIARYSEDLEELNERLEEQMMVVEEAQERVLLAEEQATITEEEVDSLKTQLADYQQALDVQQTRALQYQQAVQALEKTKQLLGDESITAESALTLVSELKAQEESSTQALLATKHKLDMSSAASAQFDKALSLVKSIVGDVERKEASSSAKQALEKGRNAKHVVENEQQWRAQHRDMARDVAQQRQAKELATEYQKQHNISLTDEAVFDEERERHAMQIESLEYAQEELREAKSEQRRIQQNHDQEIQKLESIAPAWITANDALEALRDQTDAELEDSQAVMTQMQQVLEDEKSQAVAKDQLATRRAELEQEIERLASPGGSNDPRLKGLADTLGGVLLSEIYDDITIGDAPYFSAMYGPARHAIVVSDLDGIKEKLVDLDDCPEDLYILEGDVDAFDDSSFNADELEGAVCVQLNDRQMRYSRFPEIPLFGRAAREQRLEKLREERDVVVENHAKAAFDSQKLNRLYQAFNSFVAKHLHVAFNADPEQALTAIRDKRNQIVRSLAELNSKEQQQRSQLLQSKQALGALDKLAPMVRILEDETLAERLAELEAQLERLSEAKSYLNSHGKALTSLEQIVSALDADPEQFEALEAEYRQADYALQTLKGKVFALSDLIERRHYFAYADSVDLLNKSSELSEQLKAKLVQAEQARTKGRDGLKQAREQMNQYNQVLAALKSSHQAKQETVQEFKQELQEFGVNADEGAEERAVRRRDELQERLHTSRSRKSEYERTITSTELEMKALAKRLKKVQKEYTELRTFVVAAKAGWCSVLRLARENDVERRLHKRELAYLTAGELRSMSDKSLGALRLAVADNDDLRDSLRLSEDNAHPERKVLFYIAVYQHLRERIRQDIIHTDDPVEAIEEMEVELARLTEELTQRENRLAISSESVASIIKKTIQREQNRIRMLNQGLSNIYFGQVKGVRLNVKIRESHEILLSGLATQQEQHKDLFESTRFTFSEAMAKLFQRVNPHIDMGQRSPQVLGEELLDYRNYLELSVEVNRGSDGWLQAESGALSTGEAIGTGQSILLMVVQSWEEESRRLRSKDIIPCRLLFLDEAARLDAKSISTLFELCDRLGMQLLIAAPENISPEKGTTYKLVRKVFKDHEHVHVVGLRGFAQNKPASPVQELIEETEQ encoded by the coding sequence ATGATTGAAAGAGGTAAGTATCAATCATTAACCATGGTCAACTGGAACGGCTTCTTTGCGCGTACTTTTGATATTGATGGATTGGTTACAACGCTTTCTGGCGGTAACGGTGCAGGTAAGTCGACCACTATGGCGGCATTCATCACAGCGCTGATTCCTGACCAAAGCCTTCTGCATTTCCGTAACACAACGGAAGCGGGTAGCTCACAGTCATCTCGTGATAAAGGCCTTTACGGTAAGCTTCAACCTGGCGCATGTTATGCTGCACTAGATGTTGTGAACTCTCGTAATCAACGCCTATTGTTTGCAGTAAAACTGCAGCAAGTTGCCGGTCGTGACAAGAAAGTAGACATCAAACCGTTCGTAATCCAAGGCCTTCCAAGCCATGTGAAACCAACGGATGTGTTGATTCAGAATGTTTCAGACAGCCACGCTCGCGTATGTCAGTTGAATGATGTGAAAGCGGCGGTAGCGCAATACGAAGGCGCTCATTTTAAAGCCTTCTCTTCGATTGTTGATTACCACTCGCAAATGTTTGAATACGGTGTGGTACCTAAGAAACTGCGTAACAGCAGCGACCGCTCTAAGTTCTACCGTTTGATCGAAGCATCGCTTTACGGCGGTATTTCTAGTGCGATTACGCGTTCTCTGCGCGATTATCTTCTACCGCAAAACGGTGGTGTGAAGAAAGCATTCCAAGACATGGAATCAGCACTGCGTGAGAACCGCATGACGCTAGAAGCGATCAAGACAACTCAGTCGGACCGTGACCTGTTCAAACACTTGATCACTGAATCGACGAACTACGTGGCAGCAGATTACATGCGCCATGCCAACGACCGTCGTAACAAGCTTGATCAAACCATGAAGTTCCGTGGTGAACTGTTTGGTTCGCGTGAAACCTTGCATGATCAAAACAACTTGTTGAACCGTGTTCAAGAAGAATTAGAGCTGTTGGTCGATCAAGAGTCGGCACTAGAGCAAGATTATCAAGCGGCTTCGGATCATCTTCAATTGGTTCAAACTGCACTTCGCCAGCAAGAGAAGATTGCTCGCTATAGCGAAGATCTAGAAGAGCTTAATGAGCGTCTAGAAGAGCAGATGATGGTAGTGGAAGAAGCTCAAGAGCGAGTACTTCTTGCTGAAGAGCAGGCAACCATCACTGAAGAAGAAGTGGATAGCCTGAAAACTCAGCTTGCTGATTACCAACAAGCGTTGGATGTTCAGCAGACGCGTGCACTTCAGTACCAGCAAGCGGTTCAAGCATTAGAGAAAACTAAGCAGTTGCTTGGTGATGAATCGATTACGGCAGAAAGTGCATTAACTCTTGTTTCTGAGCTAAAAGCACAAGAAGAATCAAGCACTCAAGCGCTACTGGCTACTAAGCACAAGCTAGATATGTCTTCTGCAGCTTCAGCACAGTTCGACAAAGCACTGTCTTTAGTTAAGAGCATCGTTGGTGACGTGGAGCGCAAAGAAGCGTCTAGCAGCGCTAAGCAAGCTTTAGAAAAAGGTCGTAACGCAAAACACGTTGTTGAGAACGAACAGCAGTGGCGCGCTCAGCACCGCGACATGGCTCGTGATGTGGCTCAGCAGCGTCAAGCAAAAGAGCTTGCGACTGAATACCAAAAACAGCACAACATCTCACTGACTGATGAAGCGGTTTTCGATGAAGAACGTGAACGTCACGCTATGCAGATCGAGTCCCTTGAGTACGCTCAAGAAGAGCTGCGTGAAGCGAAGAGCGAGCAACGTCGTATACAACAAAACCACGACCAAGAGATTCAAAAACTTGAGTCAATTGCTCCTGCGTGGATCACGGCAAACGATGCACTTGAAGCTTTAAGAGATCAAACAGACGCTGAGCTAGAAGATAGCCAAGCGGTAATGACTCAAATGCAGCAAGTACTTGAAGATGAGAAATCTCAAGCGGTAGCAAAAGATCAGTTGGCAACGCGCCGAGCTGAACTTGAGCAAGAGATTGAGCGTTTAGCTTCGCCAGGTGGTTCTAACGATCCTCGCCTGAAAGGCCTGGCGGATACGCTGGGTGGCGTGCTGCTTTCTGAGATCTACGATGACATCACGATTGGTGATGCGCCGTACTTTAGTGCGATGTACGGCCCAGCTCGTCACGCGATTGTGGTTTCGGATCTTGATGGTATTAAAGAGAAGCTGGTGGATCTTGATGATTGTCCAGAAGACCTTTACATCCTAGAAGGCGATGTAGACGCGTTTGATGACAGCTCGTTTAATGCCGATGAGCTTGAAGGCGCGGTGTGTGTTCAGCTGAACGATCGCCAAATGCGTTACTCTCGTTTCCCTGAGATCCCACTGTTTGGCCGTGCGGCTCGTGAACAGCGCCTAGAGAAATTGCGCGAAGAGCGTGATGTTGTGGTTGAGAACCACGCGAAAGCAGCGTTTGACTCTCAAAAACTGAATCGCTTATACCAAGCATTCAACAGCTTTGTTGCGAAGCACCTACACGTTGCGTTTAACGCAGACCCAGAACAAGCACTTACTGCGATTCGTGATAAGCGCAATCAAATTGTTCGTTCTCTGGCTGAGCTTAACTCTAAAGAGCAGCAGCAACGTAGCCAGCTTCTACAAAGCAAGCAGGCACTTGGTGCATTAGATAAATTAGCGCCAATGGTTCGTATTCTTGAAGACGAAACATTGGCTGAGCGCTTAGCTGAATTAGAAGCACAACTAGAGCGTTTAAGTGAAGCTAAGTCTTACTTGAATAGTCATGGCAAAGCGCTTACTTCTCTAGAGCAAATCGTATCTGCACTAGATGCTGACCCAGAGCAGTTCGAAGCCTTGGAAGCCGAATATCGTCAAGCCGATTACGCACTACAAACCCTAAAAGGCAAAGTGTTCGCGCTGTCTGATTTGATTGAGCGTCGTCACTACTTTGCTTACGCGGACTCTGTTGATTTGCTAAACAAGAGCAGTGAACTGAGCGAGCAATTAAAAGCGAAATTGGTTCAAGCAGAGCAAGCAAGAACCAAAGGCCGTGATGGCTTGAAGCAAGCTCGTGAACAGATGAACCAATATAACCAAGTATTGGCGGCACTGAAGAGCTCACATCAAGCGAAGCAAGAGACGGTTCAAGAGTTCAAACAAGAGCTACAAGAGTTTGGCGTAAACGCTGATGAAGGCGCTGAAGAGCGTGCTGTACGTCGTCGTGACGAGCTTCAAGAGCGTTTACACACATCTCGCAGCCGCAAGAGCGAATACGAGCGTACGATTACGTCAACAGAACTTGAGATGAAAGCCTTGGCTAAGCGTCTTAAGAAAGTACAGAAAGAGTACACAGAACTTCGTACCTTCGTGGTTGCAGCAAAAGCAGGTTGGTGCTCAGTACTTCGTTTAGCTCGTGAAAATGATGTTGAACGTCGTCTACACAAGCGTGAACTGGCTTACCTAACGGCGGGAGAACTTCGCTCAATGTCGGATAAATCATTGGGTGCGCTACGTCTGGCTGTAGCTGACAATGACGACTTACGTGATTCGCTGCGTCTATCGGAAGACAACGCACATCCAGAGCGTAAAGTTCTGTTCTACATTGCGGTTTACCAACATCTTCGCGAGCGTATTCGCCAAGACATCATTCATACGGATGATCCGGTTGAAGCAATCGAAGAGATGGAAGTTGAGCTCGCTCGACTAACAGAAGAATTGACACAGCGTGAAAACCGCTTGGCGATTAGCTCTGAGTCGGTAGCAAGCATTATCAAGAAAACGATTCAGCGCGAGCAGAACCGTATTCGAATGCTGAACCAAGGCTTGTCTAATATTTACTTTGGTCAGGTTAAGGGCGTTCGTCTGAACGTTAAGATCCGTGAAAGCCACGAAATCTTGCTGTCAGGCTTAGCGACTCAGCAAGAGCAGCACAAAGACTTGTTTGAATCAACGCGCTTCACCTTCTCAGAAGCAATGGCGAAATTGTTCCAACGTGTGAACCCACATATCGATATGGGTCAACGTTCTCCGCAAGTTCTGGGTGAAGAGCTACTGGATTATCGTAACTACCTAGAACTCAGTGTTGAAGTTAACCGTGGTTCAGACGGTTGGTTACAAGCGGAATCTGGCGCATTGTCTACGGGTGAAGCGATCGGTACCGGTCAGTCTATCCTACTGATGGTTGTTCAGAGCTGGGAAGAAGAGTCACGTCGACTTCGTAGTAAAGACATCATTCCATGTCGTTTGTTGTTCCTTGATGAAGCGGCACGTCTGGATGCGAAATCTATTTCAACGCTATTTGAACTGTGTGACCGTTTAGGAATGCAACTTCTGATCGCGGCGCCAGAGAACATAAGTCCAGAGAAAGGCACAACTTACAAACTGGTTCGTAAGGTATTTAAAGACCACGAACATGTACACGTTGTTGGTTTGCGCGGTTTTGCTCAAAACAAGCCAGCATCTCCAGTACAAGAGCTTATCGAAGAAACTGAGCAATAA
- the purR gene encoding HTH-type transcriptional repressor PurR gives MATIKDVARLAGVSTTTVSHVINKTRFVAEATQEKVNKAVDELNYAPSAVARSLKCNTTRTIGMLVTQSTNLFFSEVIDGVESYCYRQGYTLILCNTGGIYEKQRDYIRMLAEKRVDGILVMCSDLTEELREMLDRHADIPKVIMDWGPESSQADKIIDNSEEGGYLATKYLIERGHSKIACLSGHLDKAACVERIAGYKRALNEAKITADDDMIIEGNFECDTAVLAAEQIVEMEDRPTAVFCFNDTMALGLMSRLQEKGIRIPEDISVIGYDNIELAEYFSPPLTTVHQPKRRVGKNAFEILLERIKDKDHEKRVFEMHPEIVERSTVKTLN, from the coding sequence ATGGCCACTATCAAAGATGTCGCTCGCTTAGCCGGCGTATCAACAACAACCGTTTCTCACGTAATCAACAAAACTCGCTTTGTTGCTGAAGCGACTCAAGAAAAAGTAAACAAAGCAGTAGATGAACTTAACTATGCGCCAAGTGCAGTTGCTCGTAGTTTGAAGTGCAATACAACACGCACTATCGGCATGCTAGTTACTCAATCAACTAACCTATTCTTCTCTGAAGTTATCGATGGTGTTGAGAGCTACTGTTACCGTCAAGGTTACACTTTGATCCTGTGTAATACGGGCGGTATCTATGAGAAGCAACGTGATTACATTCGAATGCTTGCTGAGAAACGTGTAGATGGCATCTTAGTGATGTGTTCTGACCTAACTGAAGAACTTAGAGAGATGTTAGACCGTCACGCTGACATCCCTAAAGTAATAATGGACTGGGGTCCAGAGAGTTCTCAAGCTGATAAGATCATCGATAACTCTGAAGAAGGTGGCTATCTAGCAACCAAATACCTCATTGAACGCGGTCACTCTAAGATTGCTTGTTTAAGTGGCCACTTAGACAAAGCAGCATGTGTTGAGCGTATCGCTGGTTACAAGCGTGCACTCAATGAAGCAAAGATTACTGCCGATGATGATATGATCATTGAAGGTAACTTCGAGTGTGATACGGCTGTTCTTGCTGCAGAGCAAATCGTAGAGATGGAAGATCGTCCAACCGCAGTATTCTGTTTTAATGACACAATGGCACTAGGCCTAATGAGCCGCCTGCAAGAGAAAGGAATTCGCATTCCTGAAGATATTTCCGTGATTGGTTACGACAACATCGAACTGGCTGAATACTTCTCTCCACCGTTAACTACGGTTCACCAACCTAAGCGTCGTGTTGGTAAGAATGCATTCGAAATTCTGTTAGAGCGCATAAAAGATAAAGATCATGAAAAACGCGTCTTCGAAATGCACCCTGAAATTGTTGAGCGAAGTACAGTTAAAACGTTAAATTAA
- the elyC gene encoding envelope biogenesis factor ElyC, translating to MFELKKVVSSLLMPLPAMLILAFLGLALVMFTTKRKTGCLITLSALCGIFLIAFQPVSSQLLMPMERQHTAFLPVDETVDYVMVLGSGHVVDDQIPPTSELSRTGLMRLSEGIRILRLYPGAKLILSGYGAGTEVSNARMMAKVALALGVAKPDIILLETAKDTWEEARQAAAFVKNKRMVLVTSASHMTRALNEFNAAGMKPLPAPTNYLAQEGIVEPWNKYMPKALYLEQTERYWHETMGLVWQSLRDWLDTSNDPVEEPIVVPEASNLVEGGSDVSAAQSQ from the coding sequence ATGTTTGAGCTGAAAAAAGTAGTGTCTTCGCTATTGATGCCACTGCCAGCAATGTTAATTCTCGCTTTTCTGGGTTTAGCCCTAGTGATGTTTACTACCAAAAGGAAGACTGGTTGCCTAATCACCCTTTCAGCCCTATGTGGTATTTTCCTAATCGCTTTCCAGCCAGTTTCTAGTCAACTTTTAATGCCAATGGAAAGGCAACACACCGCTTTTTTACCTGTCGATGAAACCGTCGATTACGTGATGGTTCTCGGAAGTGGTCACGTCGTAGATGACCAAATTCCACCGACATCAGAACTTAGTCGCACCGGCCTGATGCGCTTAAGTGAAGGGATTCGTATTCTACGCCTTTACCCTGGTGCAAAACTTATTTTGTCTGGCTATGGCGCAGGCACTGAAGTAAGTAACGCAAGAATGATGGCTAAAGTTGCATTAGCACTAGGCGTAGCAAAACCTGATATCATTCTGCTTGAAACAGCAAAAGACACCTGGGAAGAAGCCCGCCAAGCTGCTGCGTTTGTTAAGAATAAAAGAATGGTGCTAGTGACTTCAGCTAGCCATATGACTCGCGCACTGAATGAATTCAATGCTGCCGGCATGAAACCTCTACCAGCACCAACTAACTACCTTGCACAAGAAGGGATTGTTGAGCCTTGGAATAAGTATATGCCAAAAGCTCTCTACCTTGAGCAGACTGAGCGTTACTGGCACGAAACCATGGGGTTGGTTTGGCAAAGCCTGCGTGATTGGCTTGATACAAGTAATGACCCGGTCGAAGAGCCTATTGTTGTTCCCGAAGCATCCAACCTTGTTGAAGGTGGCAGTGACGTTTCTGCAGCACAGTCTCAATAA
- the cmoM gene encoding tRNA uridine 5-oxyacetic acid(34) methyltransferase CmoM: MTEDRNFDDIAHKFAKNIYGSDKGEIRQIIVWEDLEQALSKFEQSASPLHVLDAGGGLAQMSQKIASLGHNVSLCDLSSEMLKLAEESISEAGLLEQYRFIHSPVQKVAEHLDGKVDFVMFHAVMEWLADPKEALDLLLEQVKPGGVASIMFYNHHGLVLKNVICGNIPHVLNGMPHRKRFKLQPQKGLKPEEVYQWIEDAGLEICGKSGIRSFSDYIGNMEYMGDYQFEDVLELEKQLCRQEPYLSLGRYIHVWAQKPAQ, from the coding sequence GTGACTGAAGACCGTAATTTCGACGATATTGCCCACAAATTTGCAAAAAATATTTACGGTTCTGACAAAGGAGAGATCCGTCAGATCATCGTATGGGAAGATTTAGAACAAGCTTTGAGCAAATTTGAACAATCAGCTTCGCCACTGCATGTGCTTGATGCTGGAGGCGGACTTGCACAGATGTCGCAAAAAATTGCGTCGCTTGGGCATAACGTTTCTCTGTGTGACCTCTCTTCTGAAATGCTGAAGCTCGCAGAAGAAAGTATCAGCGAAGCGGGTTTGTTAGAGCAATATCGATTTATTCATTCACCGGTACAAAAAGTCGCAGAACATCTCGATGGAAAAGTCGATTTTGTGATGTTTCATGCCGTAATGGAATGGTTAGCCGATCCTAAAGAGGCGCTTGATTTATTGCTTGAACAAGTTAAACCGGGTGGCGTTGCCTCGATAATGTTTTACAACCACCACGGATTAGTCCTGAAAAATGTGATTTGTGGCAATATTCCTCATGTATTGAATGGGATGCCACATCGAAAACGGTTTAAGCTGCAACCACAAAAAGGCTTGAAGCCGGAAGAGGTTTACCAATGGATAGAAGACGCTGGTCTAGAAATCTGTGGTAAATCAGGCATTCGCTCTTTCAGTGACTACATAGGTAATATGGAGTACATGGGCGATTACCAATTTGAAGATGTATTGGAACTGGAAAAACAGCTATGTCGCCAAGAGCCATATCTGTCACTAGGCCGTTATATTCACGTTTGGGCTCAAAAACCTGCGCAATAA
- the torR gene encoding two-component system response regulator TorR, protein MSYHVLVVEDDVVTRSKLVGYFQNEGYTVSEAESGAQMRGVLEENNVDLIMLDINLPGEDGLMLTRELRSQSDIGIILVTGRTDSIDKIVGLEMGADDYVTKPFELRELLVRVKNLLWRISAARKTAAGAAEEPEDESVVRFGEWTFDIPRRALSKNGEPVKLTKAEYELLVALSSYPNQVLSRERILNMISHRVDAPNDRTIDVLIRRMRAKMEFDPKNPQIFVTVHGEGYMFAGD, encoded by the coding sequence ATGAGCTATCACGTATTAGTCGTAGAAGATGATGTGGTAACCCGCAGTAAACTGGTTGGATACTTCCAGAACGAAGGTTACACAGTTAGCGAAGCCGAAAGCGGCGCTCAAATGAGAGGCGTGTTAGAAGAAAACAACGTTGACCTCATTATGCTGGACATCAACTTACCAGGCGAAGATGGATTGATGCTAACTCGCGAATTACGCAGTCAATCAGACATTGGAATTATTTTAGTTACTGGACGCACGGATAGCATCGACAAAATTGTAGGCCTTGAAATGGGCGCTGACGATTATGTTACTAAACCCTTCGAACTTCGCGAGTTATTGGTTCGAGTTAAAAACCTACTTTGGCGTATTTCTGCCGCTCGTAAAACGGCAGCAGGTGCGGCTGAAGAACCAGAAGATGAATCAGTGGTTCGTTTTGGTGAGTGGACATTTGATATCCCTCGTCGTGCGTTAAGCAAAAACGGTGAACCGGTTAAACTGACGAAAGCTGAATACGAATTATTGGTTGCACTGTCTTCTTACCCAAATCAGGTGTTAAGCCGTGAGCGTATTCTCAATATGATTAGCCACCGTGTGGATGCGCCTAATGACCGTACCATCGACGTACTAATCCGTCGTATGCGTGCAAAAATGGAGTTCGATCCTAAGAACCCACAAATTTTTGTGACGGTTCACGGTGAAGGTTACATGTTTGCTGGTGACTAA